The genome window CAGGGATATATCAGGAGAATCAGCATATTCACACAGGATAAAAGATGAGAGTATtttagaagggagagaagagtcAATATTGTTACATGCAAATtaagggaaaatggagaaaataattctgaaaagtGGCTAGGATTTAGTGATGTGTCATATTTGTGGGTACAGAGTGTTATGGTAATGAGCATGAAATCAATCATTACAGAGCAATTAACATATCATATAGTTATGTTCATTTCTATTCAGTTTTTTAATGCAcactattattttcttctaaagaaaCAGGACAAAGAGCATGacaggaagaaatcaaactgtcatcTCAGAGTTCCTCCTGTTGGGACTGCCCATTAGATCAGAGCAGGAAGACCTGATCTATGCCCTGTTCCTGGCCATGTATCTTATCACTGCCCTGGGGAACTTCCTCATAATTTTCCTGATTCAACTGGATTCTCACCTCCACACGCCCATGTATTTGTTCCTCAGCAATTTGTCCTTGTCTGATATCTGCTTCTCTTCTGTCACCATTCCCAAATTGTTGCAGCACATGCAGAGCCAGGTCCTATCCATCCCCTATGCTGCCTGCCTGACCCAAATGTACTTCTTCCTGTTTTTTGCAGACCTGGAGAGTTTCCTCCTCGTggccatggcctatgaccgctatgtggccatctgcttcCCCCTGCACTACACCTCCATCATGAGCCCCAGGCTCTGTCTGTCCCTGGTGGGGCTGTGCTGGGTGCTGACCACGGTCCATGCCATGTTACACACCCTGCTCATGGCCAGTGTGAATTTTTGTGGAAATAATGTGATCCCCCACTTTTTCTGTGATATGTCTGCTTTGCTGAAGCTGGCCTGCTCTGACACTCGAGTCAATGAGCTGGTGATATTTATCACGGGGGTCCTTGTTCTCGTCATCCCGTTCCTACTCATCATCCTGTCCTATGCACAAATTGTGTCCTCCATCCTCAAGGTCCCTTCTGCTCGGGGCATCcacaaggccttctccacctgtggctCCCATGTCTCTGTGATTTCTCTGTTTTATGGGACAGTTATTGGTCTCTATTTATGCCCATCTGCTGACAATTCTACTATTAAGGAGACTGTCATGGCTGTGATGTATATGGTGGTgacccccatgctgaaccccttcatctacagcctgaggaacagagacatgaagggagccctgggcagagtctttttcaaaaagaaaattcccTTCTGTGTATGATGGTAAAGCTTGGGATTTTTATGCAATTTTATCCAGTAGATATGTTGATATTAATATTTGGATATTAACTGACACTTCTTTTTTCACCATTGATACTTTGTGTTAAAATGACATACTGAATAATTTGTCCAGTAAGTAAGAGTTGAAGTGTACATGTGTAGTTGAACTCAGAAAGGGGATCTCAGTGACCTACTAGTAAGGTCTTCCTCTCTGTTACTCCCAGGTAAGCCTGAGAAAGCATCATTTTGTAACTTCTAATTGATCTTTGAAAGTCCATTGTTAAGCAACTAACTTACCATGTTTTATGTTTGTAAATAAACTCTGCCTTCCGAGGTCAGTTTTAACTGAAATGCAAACATCTCACTCCCTGTATATCTGCAAAATTGGACTTTTCATTGTTGACCATGAATTCTTTACTTTCCTCTGCCTGAGTGATCATTCACATTTtgccttttaatcttttttcctctgatgtattttattaattttcatgttTACATTGTCTTTTTGACCCACCATGAGCCTAAGacaaattttctatttcctctgctACAGTTTACATTATCATATTGTTAATTTTTGTGCTGTGCTTACAGCAGTTCTTTAGAACTTGCTCATTTTACATTACAGAAACTTTGTCTCATTGGAATCAGTTCTCCattttcccctccctctgccccctgacAATTACCAATTTTGTCTCCTTATGTGGATTTAATTACTTTAGACACCTCATGTATTGGATTATGCCTGTCTGTCCTTCTGTAACTgcgttatttcacttagcatagtgttctGTAGGTTCAGccatgttgcaaatgacaggattaaCTTTTTTCTTCAGGTTGAATAACATCATTCAGTATGGtactattccactgtatatatatatatatataccccatgttctttatccattcatctgttcattggcatttgggttgtttcaacaccttggctgttgtgaataatggtgCAGTGAACATGGGGCTACAGATAGCTCTTTGAaatcctgatttcattttctttggatatactAGCCAACAGTGTATAATGGTttcagtttttccacatcctctccaatacttttttttcttttttaataatatccttctttacaggtgtgaggtgatatctcactgtggctccAATCTGCATtatcctgatgattagtgacgttgaacaccttttcatatactCGGTGGtcatttgtatgtgttctttggagaaatgactatttaagtcctttgcccagTTTCTAATGAGgctatttgttttctgcttttgagTAGTAGGagattcttatatattttggatattaaccctgtGTCAGAATGacggcttgcaaatattttcttccatggtctaggatgcctttttattctcttggtTACTGATTTTGCTGTGTAGAAACTTTAGTTCAATGtaacatcagaaagaataatgaCCCAGGGATCATTCTTGcttgatcatgttgtatgattctcttttaatatgctgtttaatttggtttgataatattttgttaagaattttacatctatattcatcagagatactggtctataattttctttcctgtagTGCCCTATCTTTTTCTGGAGTCTGGGTGAttctggccttgtaaaatgagttagAGAGTGCTCGCCACTCTTCAACTTTTGGGAAGAGTTTGAGGAAGTTTGGCATGAactctcctttaaatgtttggtagaattcaccagtgacaCCATATGATcctcatatttttcattattggGAGAGttttgattgctgattcaatctccttactctttattcatttgttttatttgtttctaattcttcatgactcagtcttggtaggttgtatgtttgtAGGAATTCATACGTTTCCTCTAGGTTACCCAACTTGTTGTCATGTAATTGTCCCTGTAGCcttttatgatcctttgtatttctgtgatatcagcTATAATTACTCGTCACTCATTTCTGAAtgtatttatttgagtcttctttttttcttattctaactGAAGGTCtggctattttgtttatcttttaaagacCTAGCTCtaagttttgttgatttttttgtgttatctttatggtctctgtattttatttgtgctctgatctttgttatttccttccttgtgataactttgggtttagtttgttcttattatttgaggtgtaaagttagattCTTTATTTTCGATCTTTGCTTTTTCTTGAAAAGATGTTTATAGCTATAAACTTGCCTCTGATAATTGCTTTTGTAGCATCCTGTAGACTTTGCTATGTGTgttcccatttttgttttttcaagatatattttgatttctcttttgattcATTCTTTTGACCCACTGGTTGTTCAAGAGTGTGTTGTtaaatttctatatatttgtaaGTTTTCCATATTTCCCctattactgatttctagtttgacAGATGGTCAGAGATGATACTTTTTATGGTTGCAGTCTTATTTGCTAACGCTTGTTTTGTGGTCTATCCTATGATCcctcctggagaatgttctgtgtgcacttagGATGTGTATTTTGCTcctgttggatggaatgttctatacGTGTCTGTTAGGCCCATTTGGTGTTAAGTGTGGTTCATGTCCAGTGCTTCTTTGTTCATGTTTTGTCTTCATGATCTATTCATTGTTGAAAGTGGGCAGAGAAAAGTCCTACTATTATCAATTAtattgttgtctatttc of Manis javanica isolate MJ-LG chromosome 4, MJ_LKY, whole genome shotgun sequence contains these proteins:
- the LOC108392656 gene encoding olfactory receptor 1E5-like, coding for MTGRNQTVISEFLLLGLPIRSEQEDLIYALFLAMYLITALGNFLIIFLIQLDSHLHTPMYLFLSNLSLSDICFSSVTIPKLLQHMQSQVLSIPYAACLTQMYFFLFFADLESFLLVAMAYDRYVAICFPLHYTSIMSPRLCLSLVGLCWVLTTVHAMLHTLLMASVNFCGNNVIPHFFCDMSALLKLACSDTRVNELVIFITGVLVLVIPFLLIILSYAQIVSSILKVPSARGIHKAFSTCGSHVSVISLFYGTVIGLYLCPSADNSTIKETVMAVMYMVVTPMLNPFIYSLRNRDMKGALGRVFFKKKIPFCV